The Chloroflexota bacterium genomic sequence ACTGGGTGTAGGCAATCTGATGGCGTCGGCATACCTCGCTTATCGTGGCCCCCGACCCCCTCCCCTCCTCCACTACCCTCAGCTTCTCTTCAGCACTCATGTGCCTACCTTGACTTCTCTCCACAGTATTACTCCCTCCTATCGATCATTATACTTCCCCAGGAGGGCCTAACATTTTTCCTCAAAGCTGATTGTCCGACTTCCATTGAAGCACAACACAGAGCATTACCCTTTTCAACCACCTGAGAGGAGGATGAGAAAGTTAATTTACAAAGCTGCATGTTCTCTTATCAATTCGCAGATTACGGTCTCGCGGCTTAATTTCCTCCCCGCTGACTGAGGTGGATTCTCTCCGGGCAAACTGGCTATAATAAGCCGATGCTCCTGAAAAATGGAGGTGAGCAGGCTCATGATGAAACCTTTTGAGGTGTGTCAGGGAGTTTACGCTATTGGTGGGTCTGAGCTGTCTCACCATTATGACTGTTCTGTCTATCTCATTGCCGGGGACGGCGATCTGGTGGTGATAGACTCCGGAGCAGGATATAGTTTTGACAGGTTAATAAGCAACATAGAAAGCCTGGGATTCAAGGCCGAGAGCATTGCAGCCGTAATTGCCACTCATGCTCATATCGACCATATTGGG encodes the following:
- a CDS encoding transposase — translated: MERSQGRHMSAEEKLRVVEEGRGSGATISEVCRRHQIAYTQ